The following are encoded in a window of Bremerella alba genomic DNA:
- a CDS encoding HAD-IA family hydrolase, whose product MSSSCVIFDLDGTLVDSETLGSQALLDLLPELGEPLPIISERYRGQRMANIVADIETRLGKKLPDNFEDEYREYAASKIEAELRPMPGVVAMLNQLHLTRCVASSAPKAKIQLALNVCGLASFFGSDVFSCYEIGAWKPDPAIFRHAAQAMNVTAEHCVVVEDSDVGVSAATAAGMRVLRYDPVGSYSSSDSVQSFAHMDQLLGLIVSINDSR is encoded by the coding sequence ATGTCTAGCTCGTGTGTTATTTTCGATTTAGACGGGACGCTCGTCGATAGCGAGACGCTCGGTTCACAGGCCTTGCTCGATCTGCTGCCGGAACTGGGCGAACCACTCCCCATTATTTCCGAACGTTACCGCGGCCAGCGGATGGCCAACATCGTTGCGGATATCGAAACTCGCCTCGGCAAAAAGCTGCCAGACAACTTCGAGGACGAGTACCGCGAATACGCTGCATCTAAGATTGAAGCCGAACTGCGACCGATGCCAGGCGTGGTGGCCATGCTCAATCAATTGCATCTGACGCGATGCGTGGCTTCAAGTGCACCCAAGGCGAAGATTCAGCTCGCGCTCAACGTGTGCGGGCTCGCATCGTTCTTTGGTAGCGATGTCTTCAGTTGCTACGAGATCGGCGCTTGGAAACCAGATCCGGCCATCTTTCGCCATGCCGCACAAGCGATGAACGTGACGGCCGAGCATTGTGTTGTTGTCGAAGACAGTGACGTGGGGGTCTCCGCCGCCACGGCCGCAGGGATGCGCGTTCTGCGCTATGATCCTGTCGGAAGCTATTCTTCTTCCGACAGCGTGCAGAGCTTTGCCCACATGGACCAATTGCTGGGACTGATCGTATCGATTAATGATTCGCGCTAA
- a CDS encoding YjfB family protein — MASVDGIASQATAIQQSQVQNQADIAVAKKSLDAQKLQGDAAVQLIESAARISKSPGSGNLINTSG, encoded by the coding sequence ATGGCAAGCGTGGATGGTATCGCTTCGCAAGCGACGGCGATTCAACAGTCTCAAGTTCAAAATCAGGCAGATATTGCGGTTGCGAAGAAATCGTTAGACGCTCAAAAGCTGCAAGGCGATGCTGCGGTTCAGCTGATTGAGTCGGCGGCACGTATTAGCAAGTCGCCCGGTAGCGGTAACTTGATCAACACGTCTGGCTAA
- a CDS encoding magnesium chelatase has protein sequence MTSSNDVTDTASRPVNLKELKESGWQSRSVKEEIQENFIRMLAAEQETFPGMVGYEDTVLPEIHLALIAGHDMLFMGEKGQGKSRMMRMMVRFLDEALPYLNIPGCPVHEDPYHPITSIAKNFVAAHGDEEIPIAWWPRAERYAERLAPGTKFADVIGEIDPAKLAGGVSMSTEEALHFGLIPRMHRGIFAMNELPELDELVQVGLFNMLEERDVQIRGYPVNFDIDLVLLFSANPSTFNRSGKVIPQLKDRIGSVIHTHYPRQRDLGIQIIEQEADVSLEGEYPVVMPYFMKEVLEQVTEAARRSKFVDQQSGVSARFSIANYSTVIASARHRGILLNEKPAVVRLSDFGHIYTSSLGKLELDMMGSHQMSERQVLDALIAEAVGTVFQEYIQEHGLEEIAEIFQKGIKIEVGDLLPSDHYGDRLKRVPPVWDRAFEVNASENPAMRASCVEFVLAGLYALDRISRAQHHGKITYEFE, from the coding sequence GTGACAAGCTCGAACGACGTGACCGACACCGCCTCGCGCCCAGTGAACTTGAAAGAATTGAAGGAGAGCGGTTGGCAGTCGCGCTCTGTGAAAGAGGAAATTCAAGAGAACTTCATTCGCATGCTCGCTGCCGAGCAGGAAACGTTTCCCGGGATGGTCGGCTACGAAGACACCGTCTTGCCGGAGATTCACCTGGCGCTGATCGCCGGACACGACATGCTGTTCATGGGCGAGAAAGGGCAGGGGAAGAGCCGCATGATGCGGATGATGGTTCGCTTCCTGGATGAAGCCTTGCCGTACCTGAACATTCCTGGCTGCCCAGTCCATGAAGACCCTTATCATCCGATCACCTCGATCGCCAAAAACTTCGTGGCTGCGCACGGGGACGAAGAGATCCCCATTGCCTGGTGGCCGCGTGCAGAACGCTACGCCGAGCGTCTGGCACCTGGGACCAAGTTTGCCGACGTGATCGGCGAAATCGACCCGGCCAAGCTGGCCGGCGGCGTGAGCATGAGCACCGAAGAAGCGTTGCACTTTGGCCTAATCCCACGGATGCACCGGGGGATCTTCGCCATGAACGAACTGCCAGAGCTGGACGAGCTGGTCCAGGTGGGGCTGTTCAACATGCTCGAAGAACGCGACGTGCAGATCCGCGGATACCCCGTGAACTTCGATATCGACCTGGTGCTGCTCTTCTCGGCCAACCCTTCCACGTTCAACCGCAGCGGCAAGGTGATCCCACAGTTGAAGGACCGCATCGGTTCAGTCATTCATACGCACTACCCACGGCAGCGTGACCTGGGGATTCAGATCATCGAGCAAGAGGCCGACGTAAGCTTAGAGGGCGAGTACCCGGTGGTGATGCCGTACTTCATGAAGGAAGTGCTTGAACAGGTTACCGAAGCGGCCCGGCGTAGTAAGTTTGTCGATCAGCAGTCAGGCGTCAGTGCCCGGTTTAGTATCGCCAACTACAGCACCGTGATCGCCTCGGCCCGGCACCGTGGGATTTTACTCAACGAGAAGCCAGCGGTGGTCCGCCTGAGCGATTTCGGGCACATCTATACGTCGAGCCTGGGCAAGCTGGAACTCGACATGATGGGGAGCCATCAGATGTCCGAGCGACAGGTTCTCGATGCGTTGATTGCCGAAGCGGTCGGAACGGTCTTTCAGGAATACATTCAAGAGCACGGGCTCGAAGAGATCGCCGAGATCTTCCAGAAAGGGATCAAGATCGAGGTGGGCGATTTGCTTCCCTCAGATCATTACGGCGACCGGCTCAAGCGGGTTCCACCGGTCTGGGATCGCGCGTTTGAAGTCAACGCGTCGGAAAACCCAGCCATGCGGGCCTCGTGCGTCGAGTTCGTGCTGGCAGGCTTGTACGCGTTGGATCGCATCAGCCGAGCCCAACACCACGGCAAGATAACCTACGAGTTTGAATAG
- a CDS encoding HD domain-containing protein, with product MNLDKIAAESLCYDPIHGYVPFVSEGNSPDEVTERTIIDHPWLQRMRQIHQLQTAWWVYPTAEHTRFQHILGVMHLASRLIDQLYPSLKEVCPDTPSRGHVETLLRMAGLLHDVGHGPFGHFFDSHFLQHFNLTHESLGAHIIQHQLGDLLAQLRRNPYSQLEDHERIDPEQLAWMIQRPKPGDQAERPQWLSFLRSLLSGIYTIDNMDFVLRDAYMTGYSQQSYDLERLIRYSFFTEKGLTIHERGMAALIRFMNVRAELFQTVYFHREVMAIDKTLEDLFAESRPWMFPGNPIENLAAYQGFTEFSLLVDAARWHQSDDPHQAEVGRKWKDLLNRNIPWRFICERSLRFDEGESQEMTIFRNESFALTALREVLPTELKETPLKIALNRTVFRPNTRGPSDHQNFMYDAAQKKIKELTTDKIFRSLPVSRVVCRIYAQDASLAPQLAAALDRLVGNHAVDDLTNM from the coding sequence GTGAATCTCGATAAAATCGCCGCCGAGTCCCTCTGCTACGACCCCATTCATGGTTATGTTCCCTTCGTCTCGGAAGGAAATTCCCCTGATGAAGTCACCGAACGCACCATCATCGACCATCCCTGGCTACAGCGGATGCGTCAGATTCATCAGCTGCAAACGGCCTGGTGGGTCTACCCCACCGCCGAGCATACTCGTTTCCAGCACATACTGGGGGTGATGCACCTGGCCAGCCGGCTGATCGATCAGCTGTATCCGAGCCTGAAGGAGGTCTGCCCCGACACCCCTTCGCGCGGCCACGTCGAAACTCTCCTGCGAATGGCGGGCCTATTGCACGATGTAGGGCACGGTCCGTTCGGACATTTCTTCGATAGCCACTTCCTGCAGCACTTCAACCTGACGCACGAATCGCTCGGTGCCCATATCATTCAGCACCAGTTGGGGGATCTACTCGCCCAGCTTCGGCGTAATCCCTATTCGCAGTTGGAAGACCACGAACGCATCGATCCCGAGCAACTTGCCTGGATGATTCAGCGGCCCAAGCCCGGCGATCAGGCCGAGCGGCCCCAGTGGCTCAGCTTTCTGCGTAGCCTGCTCAGCGGCATCTACACCATCGACAACATGGACTTCGTCCTCCGCGATGCCTACATGACCGGCTACAGCCAACAGTCGTACGATTTAGAGCGACTAATCCGCTACAGTTTTTTCACTGAAAAAGGGCTTACCATTCACGAACGCGGCATGGCGGCCCTTATCCGGTTCATGAACGTTCGGGCTGAGCTCTTTCAAACCGTGTACTTCCACCGCGAAGTGATGGCGATCGACAAGACGCTGGAAGACTTGTTCGCCGAAAGCCGCCCTTGGATGTTCCCCGGCAACCCCATCGAGAACTTAGCCGCCTACCAAGGCTTCACCGAATTCAGCCTCCTGGTCGATGCGGCTCGCTGGCACCAGTCTGACGACCCCCATCAGGCCGAAGTAGGCCGGAAGTGGAAAGACCTCCTCAATCGCAACATCCCTTGGCGTTTTATCTGCGAACGTTCGCTCCGCTTCGACGAAGGGGAAAGCCAAGAGATGACCATCTTCCGCAACGAAAGCTTCGCCCTGACGGCCCTGCGCGAGGTGCTGCCGACCGAGCTAAAAGAAACCCCGCTGAAGATCGCCCTGAACCGAACCGTCTTCCGCCCCAACACCCGCGGCCCCAGCGACCACCAGAACTTCATGTACGACGCCGCCCAAAAGAAGATCAAAGAGCTGACCACCGAC
- a CDS encoding VWA domain-containing protein — translation MTKSPRKHKPGGIVHTYQKYDPMKFPSPKTPPPDLVSPAMEHWLMYGDRMELTPEQLANAVKIDPSQIAGLGPSIESLIKMLEERKRKILETYETDAAQKGAKKAYRDHGEPMQPPKRQRERFQLGFEQEQLYDLERVWYGLDDERSPFARDLVMLIEHLSRKYEVDQLVAKYTFTGLQAMTVDKAIEVKEELEKIDELLEQLKQAKENAQIGIIDMEQLSEYADPGEMEQLMQLQRQVEQYLREQAEQQGLTNQSGNVHLTPQAYKIFQGKLLERIFGNLQASRTGRHQGPIVGEGAVELQSTKDYEFGDSLTNMDIPQTLINAMLRQGDERPLQMRSEDIVIHKTKNNPKCATCVIMDMSGSMRYDAQYANVKRMALAMQGLIRSEYPGDFLQMIEMYSFAKPVAPGDVIGLLPKPVTIHDPVVRLRADMSKPEISEYRIPPHFTNIQHALQQARLFLSSQDTPNRQIILITDGLPTAHFEGHELFLLYPPDLRTEEATMREGKLCQQQGITINMFLVPSWSQSEEDIRFAYRLAESTKGRVFFTAGNDLDRYVVWDYINRKREVLG, via the coding sequence ATGACAAAATCACCACGCAAACACAAACCGGGCGGAATTGTTCATACCTATCAGAAGTATGACCCGATGAAGTTCCCGAGCCCTAAGACTCCTCCGCCTGATCTTGTCTCGCCGGCGATGGAGCATTGGTTGATGTATGGCGATCGGATGGAGCTGACGCCGGAGCAGTTGGCCAATGCGGTGAAGATCGACCCGAGCCAGATTGCCGGCCTGGGGCCAAGTATTGAATCGTTGATCAAGATGCTTGAGGAGCGCAAGCGAAAGATCCTCGAAACGTACGAAACTGATGCCGCCCAAAAAGGGGCCAAGAAGGCCTACCGCGACCATGGCGAGCCGATGCAGCCACCCAAACGGCAGCGAGAGAGGTTTCAACTCGGCTTCGAGCAAGAGCAACTGTACGACTTAGAACGTGTCTGGTATGGCTTGGATGACGAACGCTCGCCGTTTGCCCGCGACCTGGTTATGCTGATCGAGCATCTCAGCCGGAAGTACGAAGTCGACCAGCTGGTGGCCAAGTATACCTTCACCGGTCTTCAGGCGATGACTGTCGACAAGGCGATTGAGGTCAAGGAAGAGCTGGAGAAGATCGACGAACTGCTCGAACAGCTGAAACAGGCCAAAGAGAACGCCCAGATCGGCATCATCGACATGGAGCAGCTTTCCGAATACGCCGACCCAGGCGAGATGGAACAGCTGATGCAGCTTCAGCGGCAGGTCGAACAGTATTTGCGCGAGCAAGCCGAGCAGCAGGGGCTGACCAATCAGTCAGGTAACGTCCATTTAACGCCGCAAGCGTACAAGATCTTCCAAGGGAAACTGCTTGAGCGGATCTTCGGCAATCTGCAGGCATCGCGCACCGGTCGGCATCAAGGACCGATCGTGGGGGAGGGGGCTGTCGAGCTGCAGTCGACCAAAGACTACGAATTCGGCGATTCGTTGACCAATATGGACATCCCTCAGACGCTGATCAACGCGATGCTGCGTCAGGGGGACGAGCGTCCGCTGCAAATGCGTAGTGAAGACATTGTCATTCACAAGACGAAGAACAATCCCAAGTGTGCGACCTGCGTGATCATGGATATGAGCGGGAGCATGCGGTACGACGCCCAGTATGCGAACGTCAAACGGATGGCCTTGGCGATGCAGGGACTCATACGCAGCGAATATCCCGGCGACTTTTTGCAAATGATCGAGATGTATTCGTTCGCCAAGCCGGTGGCCCCGGGAGATGTGATTGGTTTGTTGCCCAAACCGGTCACGATTCACGACCCGGTGGTGCGGCTGCGGGCCGATATGAGCAAGCCGGAAATTAGCGAATACCGGATTCCGCCCCACTTCACCAATATTCAGCACGCACTTCAGCAAGCTCGCTTGTTCCTTAGCAGCCAAGATACACCCAATCGGCAGATCATTTTGATAACCGATGGTCTGCCGACGGCTCACTTTGAAGGGCACGAGCTCTTTTTGCTCTATCCGCCGGACCTGCGCACCGAAGAGGCGACGATGCGTGAAGGAAAGTTGTGCCAGCAACAAGGAATCACGATCAATATGTTTTTGGTGCCTAGCTGGTCGCAGAGTGAAGAAGACATCCGCTTCGCCTATCGGCTGGCCGAATCGACCAAGGGCCGCGTCTTTTTTACGGCCGGAAACGACCTGGATCGCTACGTGGTGTGGGATTACATCAACCGCAAACGCGAAGTCTTAGGATAA